A part of Miscanthus floridulus cultivar M001 unplaced genomic scaffold, ASM1932011v1 fs_394_2_3, whole genome shotgun sequence genomic DNA contains:
- the LOC136531627 gene encoding uncharacterized protein — protein sequence MLNAEKGGNAVDAFNVYNLEGIEAVVAAAEAQKSPAILQIHPSALKQGGVPLVACCIAAAEQSNVPISVHYDHGISKSDLLQALEAGFDSVMVDGSHLTLGENILYTKSISSLAHVKGLLVEAELGRLSGSEDGLTVEEYEARFTDVA from the exons ATGTTG AATGCGGAGAAGGGTGGTAATGCTGTTGATGCTTTCAATGTGTATAACCTTGAGGGAATTGAAGCTGTTGTTGCAGCAGCAGAGGCTCAAAAGAGTCCCGCTATCCTGCAG ATTCACCCCAGTGCTCTGAAGCAAGGTGGAGTCCCATTGGTAGCATGTTGCATTGCTGCTGCAGAACAATCCAAC GTGCCTATCAGTGTTCACTATGATCACGGCATTTCCAAGTCAGACTTGCTTCAAGCTCTTGAAGCA GGATTTGATTCAGTCATGGTGGATGGTTCCCATCTAACTTTAGGGGAGAACATCTTATACACAAAGAGCATATCTTCCTTGGCTCATGTAAAAGGTTTACTTGTGGAAGCTGAGTTGGGTAGGCTCTCAGGCTCTGAAGATGGCCTGACCGTTGAAGAATACGAAGCAAGATTTACTGATGTTGCCTAG
- the LOC136531628 gene encoding uncharacterized protein — protein MGMQWEPKFNFGDIGQQHMNNGNTFNVGGNREYKRQQAAGQGHYAGGVGGGGGYGYTYGYEYGPPAYPPQKPSAYGGGGGWWDSGAYDEYPAPPPPPPPRRHVDWDDGAHDPPPSVNKKPESKPPCPGQEPPPPDTNKAAEDMPKASPKREGGKPPPSAVNPPRTQPPYGYGHPHPGWGSEGGAYYGGGGGGGYYPPTHGRNYSPPYQGTVLGPTHGHHGGGYGEAHMGWPVPAPPPRAYATYGAYHKHHGGYGDGGYGVYGGGGYGGGGYGHGKYTHGHQGKFKQYAHHQGKY, from the exons ATGG GGATGCAATGGGAGCCCAAGTTTAATTTTGGGGATATTGGTCAACAACATATGAACAACGGTAACACCTTCAACGTGGGTGGTAATCGCGAGTACAAGCGGCAGCAAGCGGCGGGGCAGGGGCACTATGctggtggtgttggtggtggtggaggatatGGATACACATACGGATACGAATACGGTCCTCCAGCATATCCTCCTCAAAAGCCATCGGcatatggtggtggtggcgggtggTGGGATAGTGGGGCATACGACGAATACCCtgctcctccccctccccctcctcctcgtcgtcacgTGGATTGGGACGATGGGGCACACGACCCCCCGCCGTCAGTGAACAAGAAGCCAGAGAGCAAGCCTCCATGTCCGGGGCAGGAACCACCACCTCCAGATACAAATAAAGCGGCGGAGGACATGCCGAAAGCGAGTCCCAAGCGTGAGGGCGGCAAGCCTCCTCCATCTGCAGTCAACCCTCCTCGAACACAACCGCCGTATGGGTATGGCCACCCTCACCCCGGTTGGGGTAGTGAGGGTGGTGCCTactatggtggtggtggcggcggcggctattATCCTCCTACACATGGGCGGAACTACTCACCACCATACCAAGGTACCGTGCTGGGTCCTACACATGGTCATCATGGGGGCGGCTATGGCGAGGCGCACATGGGGTGGCCAGTGCCAGCACCTCCCCCCAGAGCTTATGCTACTTATGGAGCATACCACAAGCACCACGGCGGATATGGTGACGGCGGCTATGGCGTATACGGTGGCGGCGGCTATGGCGGTGGTGGTTACGGCCATGGCAAGTACACGCACGGACACCAGGGCAAGTTTAAGCAGTACGCTCACCACCAGGGCAAATACTAA